A region of Kribbella sp. NBC_01245 DNA encodes the following proteins:
- a CDS encoding DUF779 domain-containing protein, giving the protein MSVERVACTGEAANLMRRLTELHGPLMFHQSGGCCDGSSPMCFPAGEFKVGAADVHLGDLTIDGVADPIAVWMSAAQFDYWKHTHLTIDVVPGRGAGFSLEAPEGLRFLTRSRLFTPTESQTLGLT; this is encoded by the coding sequence ATGTCAGTTGAGCGAGTTGCGTGCACCGGTGAGGCGGCGAACCTCATGCGTCGCCTCACCGAGCTGCACGGTCCGTTGATGTTCCACCAGTCCGGCGGCTGCTGCGACGGCAGTTCCCCGATGTGCTTCCCGGCCGGCGAGTTCAAAGTGGGCGCCGCCGACGTACACCTCGGCGACCTCACCATCGACGGCGTGGCTGACCCCATCGCCGTCTGGATGTCCGCCGCCCAGTTCGACTACTGGAAGCACACCCACCTCACCATCGACGTAGTCCCCGGCCGAGGCGCCGGCTTCTCCCTAGAAGCCCCCGAAGGCCTCCGCTTCCTAACCCGCTCCCGCCTCTTCACCCCCACCGAATCCCAAACCCTCGGCCTCACCTAA
- a CDS encoding M36 family metallopeptidase, protein MTVSTGALAAKPTASPDPAAPVQSETAAKERKGNYDARTPNLRSTYARAAKVLAKETAGSEKFRDSLGSQGVVSVDPNTGTPEQVSKLNGFLTAASTKKPADVVLDYVKSHPDIFKLSASDLGTLKLRKSYVDNLGTTHLSWLQVVDGIEVFGNGLQAHVTKKGQIISIQGSPVAGVVGQAQGAAKRAVTLTASEARVTAAKDLGTMPKSAEVSKSGAVTKWRNGDFAKQVWFVTGNGLRKGWSTYVNAGGDLLYTHVVDAETGSTLYRRDLVSHANGDGLVQDNYPGAAKGGTQVVKNFYNLGFLPKGAQTLDKGYWVQAYADINDDNKANPGETVKAPGTATGAEYKLTPFAGTTCTAAFVCTWDPAKADSWRTNLNQDVTNGFYLASNFHNYLRKPPISFTAAAGNFERNGGDPVVLNALDGANTANGLPDVNHLNNANMGTPPDGNSPLMQMYLFGGDGIVSSSSSNDAAILYHEYTHGLSNRLVVDASGNSTLNSIQAGAMGEAWSDYYALDYLVSQGFETDTTAAGEVLEGKYVLGGDTIRTQAIDCRVRAVAKKCVALDGSQGGYTYGDFPTVGGAPQVHASGEIWAQTMWDIRERLGRTKANLLITRAMELSANDPTMLDMRNAVIQADWVAHNGANNKVLWQVFANRGMGWFAGAIDGGDAFPAEDFHLPPSAPGATVSGTVTDKVTGQPVQGALVFIGGHDSGYTGDYSDVTGADGKYSFDNVLPGTYPKVVVAGGGYEFLTQPVTVKAGGTTANFSPRRNWASASGGGKLASFTGPDYSQFGCGPAGAIDGAQGTGWGSTTGDDAGTPTNTPIPKNVVIDLPEAVTINTFSIDPSPQCGDPGSASTGGYKVETSADGTTWATAAEGTFTAANRGKYNEVPATANNTGVKHVRFWILSPQVPDIATNCPDGGFAGCSFMDMAEIQVFGTK, encoded by the coding sequence ATGACGGTCAGCACCGGTGCGCTGGCGGCCAAGCCGACTGCCTCGCCAGACCCGGCGGCACCCGTTCAGTCCGAAACCGCCGCGAAGGAGCGTAAGGGCAACTACGACGCCCGTACGCCGAACCTCCGCTCGACCTATGCCCGTGCCGCGAAGGTGCTCGCGAAGGAGACCGCCGGCAGCGAGAAGTTCCGCGACTCGCTCGGCTCGCAGGGCGTCGTCTCGGTCGACCCGAACACCGGCACCCCGGAGCAGGTCTCGAAGCTGAACGGCTTCCTGACCGCGGCCAGCACCAAGAAGCCGGCCGACGTGGTGCTCGACTACGTCAAGAGCCACCCGGACATCTTCAAGCTGTCCGCGTCCGACCTCGGCACGCTGAAACTGCGCAAGTCGTACGTCGACAACCTCGGCACCACCCACCTGTCCTGGCTCCAGGTCGTGGACGGGATCGAGGTCTTCGGCAACGGTCTGCAGGCCCACGTCACCAAGAAGGGCCAGATCATCTCGATCCAGGGCTCGCCGGTGGCAGGCGTCGTCGGTCAGGCCCAGGGTGCGGCGAAGCGCGCGGTCACGCTGACCGCCTCCGAGGCCCGGGTCACCGCCGCCAAGGACCTCGGCACGATGCCGAAGTCGGCGGAGGTCAGCAAGTCCGGCGCCGTCACCAAGTGGCGCAACGGCGACTTCGCGAAGCAGGTCTGGTTCGTCACCGGGAACGGCCTGCGCAAGGGCTGGTCGACGTACGTCAACGCGGGTGGCGATCTGCTCTACACCCACGTTGTGGACGCCGAGACCGGCTCGACGCTGTACCGCCGGGACCTGGTCTCGCACGCGAACGGCGACGGCCTCGTGCAGGACAACTACCCGGGCGCCGCCAAGGGCGGAACCCAGGTCGTGAAGAACTTCTACAACCTCGGCTTCCTGCCGAAGGGCGCGCAGACGCTGGACAAGGGCTACTGGGTCCAGGCCTACGCCGATATCAACGATGACAACAAGGCGAACCCGGGCGAGACCGTCAAGGCGCCCGGCACTGCGACCGGCGCGGAGTACAAGCTCACCCCGTTCGCGGGCACGACCTGTACGGCGGCGTTCGTCTGCACCTGGGACCCGGCCAAGGCCGACTCGTGGCGGACCAACCTGAACCAGGACGTCACCAACGGCTTCTACCTGGCCAGCAACTTCCACAACTACCTGCGCAAGCCGCCGATCTCCTTCACCGCGGCCGCCGGTAACTTCGAGCGCAACGGTGGCGACCCGGTCGTCCTGAACGCCCTCGACGGTGCGAATACGGCTAACGGACTGCCAGACGTCAACCACCTGAACAACGCGAACATGGGTACGCCGCCCGATGGCAACTCGCCGTTGATGCAGATGTACCTGTTCGGTGGCGACGGCATCGTGTCGAGCAGCTCGTCGAACGACGCGGCCATCCTCTACCACGAGTACACGCACGGTCTGTCGAACCGGCTCGTGGTCGACGCCAGCGGCAACTCGACACTGAACAGCATCCAGGCCGGCGCGATGGGCGAGGCGTGGAGCGACTACTACGCGCTCGACTACCTGGTTTCGCAGGGCTTCGAGACCGACACCACGGCGGCCGGCGAGGTGCTCGAAGGCAAGTACGTCCTCGGCGGCGACACGATTCGCACCCAGGCGATCGACTGCCGCGTGCGCGCGGTCGCCAAGAAGTGCGTCGCCCTCGACGGTTCGCAGGGCGGTTACACGTACGGCGACTTCCCGACCGTCGGCGGTGCGCCGCAGGTTCACGCCTCCGGTGAGATCTGGGCCCAGACGATGTGGGACATTCGCGAGCGCCTCGGCCGGACCAAGGCCAACCTGCTGATCACCCGGGCGATGGAGCTGTCCGCCAACGACCCGACCATGCTGGACATGCGCAACGCGGTCATCCAGGCCGACTGGGTAGCGCACAACGGCGCCAACAACAAGGTCCTCTGGCAGGTCTTCGCCAACCGTGGCATGGGCTGGTTCGCCGGTGCGATCGACGGTGGCGACGCCTTCCCCGCCGAGGACTTCCACCTGCCGCCGAGCGCGCCGGGTGCGACCGTCAGCGGCACCGTGACCGACAAGGTCACCGGTCAGCCGGTGCAGGGCGCGCTGGTCTTCATCGGTGGGCACGACTCGGGTTACACCGGTGACTACTCCGACGTGACCGGCGCCGACGGCAAGTACTCCTTCGACAACGTCCTCCCGGGTACGTACCCGAAGGTCGTCGTCGCGGGTGGCGGTTACGAGTTCCTCACCCAGCCCGTCACGGTCAAGGCCGGCGGCACCACGGCGAACTTCTCGCCGCGGCGCAACTGGGCCTCGGCCAGCGGTGGCGGCAAGCTCGCCTCCTTCACCGGCCCGGACTACTCGCAGTTCGGCTGCGGCCCGGCCGGCGCGATCGACGGCGCCCAGGGCACCGGTTGGGGCAGCACCACGGGTGATGACGCCGGTACGCCGACCAATACCCCGATCCCGAAGAACGTCGTCATCGACCTGCCCGAGGCCGTGACGATCAACACCTTCTCGATCGACCCGTCGCCGCAGTGTGGTGACCCGGGTAGCGCGTCGACCGGCGGCTACAAGGTGGAGACCTCCGCCGACGGTACGACGTGGGCGACCGCCGCCGAGGGCACCTTCACGGCGGCCAACCGCGGCAAGTACAACGAGGTCCCGGCCACGGCCAACAACACGGGCGTAAAGCACGTCCGCTTCTGGATCCTCAGCCCGCAGGTCCCGGACATCGCCACGAACTGCCCGGACGGCGGCTTCGCCGGCTGCTCGTTCATGGACATGGCAGAAATCCAGGTCTTCGGCACCAAGTAA
- a CDS encoding (Fe-S)-binding protein, producing the protein MQIFAIVVSLTVALIGVALFAKTIGHMVSVIRLGQPVKRADEPVQRSVTLAKETLLHTRMLQWSHIGVLHWFVAFGFIGLFLSLVTAFGQLFDAHWVLPIIGHWFVFEWVSEFLTWTGLIAIVALMIIRLRHLPSGSEGRYSRFFGSRAWQAYYVEYTIAGVLVCILALRGLEYALAGDEASVFHFPMTFFLGEALSGTSQHALENAIYLVAMVKILISFAWMITISLNATMGVAWHRFTAWPNIWFKREADGGTALGALQPIMVKGEPIDFENIEELDEDAALGVGKVEDFTWKGLLDFTTCTECGRCQSQCPAWNTEKPLSPKLVVMNLREHAYAKAPYLLAASDEERNSLSDLVKAEMEKPLVGPADVAVIDEEALWACTSCGACVQQCPVDIEHVDAIMDMRRYQVLIESSFPSELNGLFKGLENKGNPWNMSPSGRMDWAKDLPFEVKQVGTDVETLAEVEYLFWVGCAGAYEDRAKKTTQAVAELLNIAGVSFAVLGDGETCTGDPARRAGNEFVFQQLAMQNAEVFKETGAKKVVSTCAHCFNTLKNEYSQLGVELDVIHHTQLLNRLVREKKLTPVAPADSTLNGQKITYHDPCYLGRHNQVYDAPRELLEIIPGAEFAEMPRNQTKSFCCGAGGARMWMEENTGSRINVNRTTEAVETGADKIATGCPFCRVMLSDGLTAKQADGSARESVEVADVAQLLLASVKRAP; encoded by the coding sequence ATGCAGATCTTCGCCATCGTCGTCTCGCTCACCGTGGCGCTCATCGGAGTCGCGCTGTTCGCGAAGACGATCGGGCACATGGTGTCGGTGATCCGGCTCGGGCAGCCGGTCAAGCGGGCCGACGAGCCGGTCCAGCGCAGCGTCACCCTCGCCAAGGAGACGTTGCTGCACACCCGGATGTTGCAGTGGAGCCACATCGGCGTACTGCACTGGTTCGTCGCGTTCGGGTTCATCGGGCTGTTCCTCAGCCTGGTGACCGCGTTCGGCCAGCTCTTCGACGCGCACTGGGTGCTGCCGATCATCGGCCACTGGTTCGTTTTCGAGTGGGTCAGCGAGTTCCTCACCTGGACCGGCCTGATCGCGATCGTGGCCCTGATGATCATCCGGCTGCGGCACCTGCCGAGCGGATCCGAAGGCCGGTACAGCCGCTTCTTCGGGTCTCGCGCCTGGCAGGCGTACTACGTCGAGTACACGATCGCCGGCGTCCTGGTCTGCATCCTCGCGCTGCGCGGCCTGGAGTACGCGCTGGCCGGCGACGAGGCCTCGGTCTTCCACTTCCCGATGACGTTCTTCCTCGGCGAAGCGCTCAGCGGTACGTCGCAGCACGCGCTGGAGAACGCGATCTACCTGGTCGCGATGGTGAAGATCCTGATCTCGTTCGCGTGGATGATCACGATCTCGCTGAACGCCACCATGGGTGTGGCCTGGCACCGCTTCACCGCCTGGCCGAACATCTGGTTCAAGCGCGAGGCCGACGGCGGTACGGCGCTGGGCGCGCTGCAGCCGATCATGGTCAAGGGCGAGCCGATCGACTTCGAGAACATCGAGGAGCTCGACGAGGACGCCGCTCTCGGGGTCGGCAAGGTCGAGGACTTCACCTGGAAGGGCCTGCTCGACTTCACCACCTGCACGGAGTGCGGCCGGTGCCAGTCGCAGTGCCCGGCCTGGAACACCGAGAAGCCGCTGTCGCCGAAGCTCGTGGTGATGAACCTGCGCGAGCACGCGTACGCCAAAGCGCCGTACCTGCTGGCCGCTTCCGACGAGGAGCGCAACTCGCTGTCCGACCTGGTCAAGGCCGAGATGGAGAAGCCGCTGGTCGGTCCGGCCGACGTGGCGGTCATCGACGAGGAGGCGCTCTGGGCCTGTACGTCGTGTGGCGCGTGCGTGCAGCAGTGCCCGGTCGACATCGAGCACGTCGACGCGATCATGGACATGCGGCGCTACCAGGTGCTGATCGAGTCGTCCTTCCCCTCCGAGCTGAACGGCCTGTTCAAGGGCCTGGAGAACAAGGGCAACCCGTGGAACATGAGCCCGTCCGGCCGGATGGACTGGGCCAAGGATCTGCCGTTCGAGGTCAAGCAGGTCGGGACGGACGTCGAAACGCTCGCCGAGGTGGAGTACCTGTTCTGGGTCGGTTGTGCCGGCGCCTACGAGGACCGGGCCAAGAAGACCACGCAGGCCGTCGCCGAACTCCTCAACATCGCAGGCGTTTCCTTCGCCGTACTGGGCGATGGTGAGACCTGTACGGGCGACCCGGCCCGGCGTGCGGGTAACGAGTTCGTGTTCCAGCAGCTGGCCATGCAGAACGCGGAGGTCTTCAAGGAGACCGGCGCGAAGAAGGTCGTCTCGACCTGCGCGCACTGCTTCAACACCTTGAAGAACGAGTACTCCCAGCTGGGCGTCGAGCTCGACGTCATCCACCACACGCAGCTGCTGAACCGGCTCGTCCGGGAGAAGAAGCTCACCCCGGTGGCACCGGCCGACAGCACGCTCAACGGCCAGAAGATCACCTACCACGACCCCTGCTACCTCGGCCGCCACAACCAGGTGTACGACGCCCCGCGCGAGCTGCTCGAGATCATCCCGGGCGCCGAGTTCGCGGAGATGCCGCGCAACCAGACGAAGTCGTTCTGCTGCGGTGCGGGTGGTGCCCGGATGTGGATGGAAGAGAACACCGGCAGCCGGATCAACGTCAACCGCACCACCGAAGCGGTGGAGACCGGCGCGGACAAGATCGCGACGGGCTGCCCGTTCTGCCGGGTGATGCTGTCGGACGGTCTGACCGCGAAGCAGGCCGACGGCTCGGCCCGCGAATCCGTCGAGGTCGCCGACGTCGCCCAGCTCCTGCTCGCCTCGGTCAAGCGCGCCCCCTAG
- the adh gene encoding aldehyde dehydrogenase gives MTIYAAPGQSGSPAEYKSRYDHFIGGEYVPPAKGGYFENPTPVTGQVFTEIARGTADDVELALDAAHGAATAWGRTSTTERANILNKIADRMEANLEQLAIAESWDNGKAVRETLAADLPLAIDHFRYFAGALRAQEGTISQIDEDTVAYHFHEPLGVVAQIIPWNFPILMAVWKLAPALAAGNAVVLKPAEQTPASIHLLVQLIADLLPPGVLNVVNGFGVEAGKPLASSNRVAKVAFTGETTTGRLIMQYASENIIPVTLELGGKSPNIFFADVASSRDDFYDKALEGFTLFALNQGEVCTCPSRALIQSSIYREFITDATARTQAIKQGNPLDTETMMGAQASNDQYEKILSYIDIGRAEGAKVLTGGGKAELDGDLAGGYYIQPTIFEGDNKMRIFQEEIFGPVVAVTKFDDYSDAIKIANDTLYGLGAGVWSRDINTAYRAGREIQAGRVWTNCYHAYPAHAAFGGYKNSGIGRENHKMMLDHYQQTKNLLVSYSPNKLGFF, from the coding sequence TTCACGGAGATCGCCCGCGGTACGGCCGACGACGTGGAGCTCGCGCTCGACGCCGCCCATGGTGCCGCCACGGCCTGGGGTCGTACGTCGACCACCGAGCGCGCGAACATCCTGAACAAGATCGCCGACCGGATGGAGGCCAACCTCGAGCAGCTGGCCATCGCCGAGAGCTGGGACAACGGCAAGGCCGTCCGGGAGACGCTGGCCGCCGACCTGCCGCTGGCGATCGACCACTTCCGCTACTTCGCGGGCGCGCTGCGGGCGCAGGAGGGCACGATCTCGCAGATCGACGAGGACACCGTGGCGTACCACTTCCACGAGCCGCTCGGCGTCGTCGCGCAGATCATCCCGTGGAACTTCCCGATCCTGATGGCGGTCTGGAAGCTGGCACCCGCTCTCGCCGCGGGCAACGCCGTCGTACTGAAGCCGGCCGAGCAGACGCCGGCCTCGATCCACCTGCTGGTCCAGCTGATCGCGGACCTGCTGCCGCCGGGCGTGCTGAACGTCGTCAACGGATTCGGCGTCGAGGCCGGCAAACCGCTTGCCTCCAGCAACAGAGTCGCCAAGGTGGCCTTCACTGGTGAGACGACCACGGGGCGTCTGATCATGCAGTACGCCTCGGAGAACATCATCCCGGTCACGCTGGAACTCGGCGGCAAGAGCCCGAACATCTTCTTTGCCGACGTCGCCAGCAGCCGCGACGACTTCTACGACAAGGCGCTGGAGGGCTTCACGCTGTTCGCGCTGAACCAGGGCGAGGTCTGCACCTGCCCGTCGCGCGCGCTGATCCAGTCGTCGATCTACCGCGAGTTCATCACCGACGCGACGGCACGGACCCAGGCGATCAAGCAGGGCAACCCGCTCGACACCGAGACGATGATGGGCGCGCAGGCCAGCAACGACCAGTACGAGAAGATCCTGTCGTACATCGACATCGGCCGGGCCGAGGGCGCGAAGGTGCTCACCGGTGGCGGCAAGGCCGAGCTCGACGGTGACCTGGCCGGCGGGTACTACATCCAGCCGACCATCTTCGAGGGCGACAACAAGATGCGGATCTTCCAGGAGGAGATCTTCGGCCCGGTGGTCGCGGTGACGAAGTTCGACGACTACTCCGACGCGATCAAGATCGCCAACGACACCCTGTACGGCCTCGGCGCGGGCGTCTGGTCGCGGGACATCAACACCGCCTACCGCGCGGGCCGCGAGATCCAGGCCGGCCGGGTCTGGACCAACTGCTACCACGCTTACCCGGCCCACGCCGCGTTCGGCGGTTACAAGAACTCGGGTATCGGCCGCGAGAACCACAAGATGATGCTCGACCACTACCAGCAGACCAAGAACCTCCTGGTCAGCTACTCCCCGAACAAACTCGGCTTCTTCTGA